DNA sequence from the Eriocheir sinensis breed Jianghai 21 chromosome 70, ASM2467909v1, whole genome shotgun sequence genome:
cgtatgacaaaaaaaaacacataccagTGCATTTTTGTGAATTTGGCAATTGACTTGGTGCCTATGTGTGCCTCGCTGACTTGGCTTTCAGTGTGCTTAAGTGCATTGAAGTGTCTCTTGCTGATGAAAATGTTTGTGAGCAATGAATATTTAAAAAAAGGCTTGGAACTTTGAGAGACACTAAGAAACAAGAGAAcccaagaaaagaagaggaagaagaggctagTACCAGCAAAGGGAGGAATATCTAATTAAACCAGGCGCAAATTATGGGCAATCTGATACCCTCGTCCTCAAGCAAATAATGCCTTTCAAAAGGTCAGATCATTATATACATGCATTGGTATGTTGTTAATGAATACGGAATTTAGTTGGTTTTAATAtgacagaaaatggaaaaaaaaataataattgtgtTTTCCTCAAAAGTAGTCGCTATAAAAATTGCAAATGGTGTCTGTTCTTATATTTTTAGCATGATTTTGATAAAAACTGAGGATTTTTTGCCACCATTGGTACCCCACGGCACAAGTGAGAAAACTTGTGTTGCAATCTATAGGGTAATCACTGCTCAGTTTTTTTTCTGAAATagtgaatgtgtgtgcgtgttttttctaccttgttttttctttgttttgatttgATGATTACTAAAGAAATGGAAACACTTCATTAACTTAGTACTGATGTTTTGAGTTGTAAGCATTCAAACTTATAACAGAGGAGGTTGATGTATATGGGTGGTTGTAACAGAGGTTGAGTTCCCTTTATCCTGTATGTTTTGATTTGATGATTACTTAAGAAATGGAAACACTTCATTAACTTAGTACTGATGTTTTGAGTTGTAAGCATTCAAACTTATAACAGAGGAGGTTGATGGATATGGGTGGTTGTAACAGAGTGTGAGTTCCCTTTATCCTGTAAGtgtcttttttcccctcattcctcttttAACTCTGCAGAAGAGCTTTTTGTTCTCCATATATTTTGCTGATATTTTCCTACCAAAACCTTCATGCACTCCCTTGTTACTTTTCATTACCAATCGTTTCACTGATCCCTTGCTCTCTTTgtattttctctcccatctcctcttctGGCATACTTCTCGGAATTTAACATCCATTATTATTGTTCAGTTTGGTGGAAAATTCCATGAAATTTAAGATTCCATTCTACCTTATCAGTTTGCATACAGGAAAACCACCAAGTACCATTATAGTGTAGTgcagcgacggcctgatgaacgagcctcccataacccacttagccagggaggtacctctttggcagactcggtaaggagtggctctcccgtcacgctggtcgcgggttcaatcccaggcagccggggaataccctctctttgtcttgattaatttctcgtgttatttcgatacacgcagaggccatgttgagaaataggaaggatggaaaataagctcgtcggggcattacagtaaTCCATTTCATTCCGTCTCTTTACTCGCAATCGTAGATGTGGCTAGTTCGTGATtgtgtgaagatcaactttatattttcagtgatatatttgaatgtttgtgtataccaAAAAAAAATTCAGGCTCTCTTATATGAACCGCAAGCAGGCTGATTTGCACCGATAATGTACCATACAAGCACGCAAAAGAACAACTTGTACATCATAAATTTACATGCCCATAGCTAACAGTAATTTACATAACCAGTGGATGGGCGTGGCATGGCACTCATAGTACATTTAGAGGGATTCAGTATTGGGTGTTATTTTTAATGAATACcgtatgacaaaaaaaaacaaaaacatacatagtctgatcatacttgaacgatttatagcctttcagatacttatatttcatctcattcaggtacataaaatgacatacgactctgcaattGCCTatgcataaggaattttgatgtgctCCATGTAAATAAcacgggtagcctaatattcaaaatagcctagcatcgcattcaatagttattatttactatttcatgttatgtcagttattaatcattatttacatgcagcaAATTACGataccctttatttacacttgCAGAGCCACATGTCTTTTAATACTCCTGAAATGAGGTGAATTACATGAATTTGAAAAAACATAGATCGTTTGAGCTTGATGTGACTATgctatttgatacaagcttgttttTTCTTGTGCTTGTATGTTTGATTATCGATGCAAAGTTGTTTTTCGTATACAGAAATATTCAAATATATGAttaaaaaataagcttgaatgccTATTAgaacagttgattttcacataTGGTATTcatgaactagaaatgcgcaTTGCCCAGGTGCCGCATCTATAAAAATTctcgctttgttggtggacagatgtaATGAAACAGACTAGTATATATAGTACATATAGTAGTCATAAACTTCAGATGCCGCTGGATGAAGGAACTTAAGACAAATTGTTGGGAGTTTGGCTTTTCTGCAACATTTGatctttttaacccggtagcagcgacgggccaaatttgtggctttaccgtgtagcagcgacgggccaaatttgtggctttaccatgtagcagcgacgggccaaatttgtggctttaccatgtagcagcgacgggccaaatttgtggctttaccgtgtagcagcgacgggccagatttgtgccatgacttaaccccccaaaaaatagatgatacataaactgatcacaaatgctttgatatatattatgaaatggtttgtgagtgatgatttttttctcatttttctcacttagagggaccattaacaaatacgatccccgctgctaccgggttaaccatgATGACATCTTGCTAAACCTTGGCAGTATAGGAATGGGTGGTTCTGTTCTTATCATGAGTCGGTCTTTGAGGAGTGGCGCTAATCCTGCCTGTGGGGATGGTTGTCATAGCAGATACTCAGTGTTCATTTTGGTGTACTGCAAGGACATGTGTTGGGTTTTCTGGTGTTTATTTGCTTCATACAGAGGACCTGAGGTGATGGAATATAATGTTTTGCTAATGAGATGCTGCTACTCTCCTGTCCAGTATTCCTtctcagcgttgccaaattgtcgtactctgaacattgcatttatcattttttgggctccaagactgtcgtaaccacacagaataatgatagaaaattaaagttattgtAAAATggttaaatattgatggttttcattttttttgcttgagttatcggtcagaaactacgaaaatgcaatgcggtgAGTtggtaatttggcaacgctgcttctcctccttcaccgtgTTTCCGAGTCATTGAACAAAGATCCACCTGCGATTTCTAACAGGTGCCAAAAATGGGATATGAAGTTAAATCCAATGTCGACTAAAAGCATGATTATCAGTCAGTCTTGCACCCTAATACATGTTTGTGGCGCACTATTTCTGGCTTAGCATTAAGTGTATCTAATCAAATGATAATTCTTCGTGTTACTTTTAATTCAATGATAATTTGAAATCACATTTGTTCATTagtattgtttcttttttgtgtgggtttttttacgtctatgcctatagcgctggtaggcttgcttgaggggcctggatggtgttcagctccagcccgtcatggtgcaggcaagtgtttatagtggcgccatcttctcttgtctgCCGATCAAAAGCTTGAAATGATAAGGACGTAAAACTTTTTGTAGACTCATACTCCTGCCAGTTGCTTATGATTAACTGTATTTAATTATAGCTAATAATTCTAATGATGATCAGTAGGCGGCACAATGCTGCGCCAGGGAGACGGACTTTGTAACCTAGAGAATTTATACTTATCTCTTGCACCATgtttaatagtagtaataatgccTGTATAACAAACAAGAAACTCATAGTTCAGGGTAAGCCATGAGTTCCAAATGTATGTAGAAAAGTTATCATGTATCAATCACTAAATCTTGATTGGGTTGACGATTCTACCAAATCTCATTTTAAGTTAGTAGACTATTCCAGCAAATCTCAATCTAGCGTACTATTTCACCAAACTGAGGAAACAGTGACTGGAAAAAATGCCGCTTAATCAAATTCCACTAAATTGAGGATACTGTAGTCTGGCCTACAACTGTAAGGGATGTTACCATGCTTGCTTCAAGAATAATGTCCCATTCTATAAGGGGGTTGCTCAGAATTAATGGATGACTATTTTTTTATACTGATTATTTAAATAGGATGTATGTAGAGAGAATACAACTACATTTAAAACTTATAATAGAATTTTATTTTCACAGACATGGATCAAAACCGAGATGCAATCCGACTGAACTCTGTGCGGAGGATTGACCCTCATGTGGTGCAGATCGTTGACAGCGCCAACCGCACAGCCTTGTATTCCTACGAGCAGGGGGGCGAGTCCTGGGCAAAGACTGATGTTGAGGGCACACTAATGGTGTACTCAAGGGTTGCACCACCCCACCACATGGTCACAATCATCAATAGGCTGAACAAATCAAATTTCATAGAGCCGCTCTCTGGCTCCTGCGATTTACAGGTCAAGCCTCCGTACCTCCTCTTTCGTAATGGAAAGGGCGTCATCTATGGAATTTGGTTCTCGGATGGGGATGATGTGCAACGTATCGCGACTGCTATTGAGGATCACATGAGACCGAACCTTATTAAGCCAGCACCACAGCCAGCCCCCAACATCCTGGCAGACCCAGCCGTAGCAGTAGCCGGGGCCCCTGGCGGTGACATCATGAGCATGCTGTCCAGGGCACACGGGGAGTTTGAAAGCAAGCGCCAGGAACCCCGCAGCATCACCAACACATCCACAAGCACCAACAGTGACATAGTGAAGCCGGCGCCCCTGCGGGTGCAGGCCGGGGAGCAGAATACTGTAGCAGATTTCTTTGCCAAGGTGTCTGTGGCCCAAGCTGGAGGGGGAATAGCTGGCCTTGGAGGTGCTGGCCTACACTCACCCTCTGGATCTGCT
Encoded proteins:
- the LOC126988726 gene encoding mRNA-decapping enzyme 1A-like isoform X2; this translates as MDQNRDAIRLNSVRRIDPHVVQIVDSANRTALYSYEQGGESWAKTDVEGTLMVYSRVAPPHHMVTIINRLNKSNFIEPLSGSCDLQVKPPYLLFRNGKGVIYGIWFSDGDDVQRIATAIEDHMRPNLIKPAPQPAPNILADPAVAVAGAPGGDIMSMLSRAHGEFESKRQEPRSITNTSTSTNSDIVKPAPLRVQAGEQNTVADFFAKVSVAQAGGGIAGLGGAGLHSPSGSAAPPATSAGASSPGTNPVLQKLFQGAAAVGGQAMVQLPAGSAVQGQPGVGATNPVPIPGAGPQSHASSLSSSVPAGAPISLQELEGRFKDNLKMSSQNREEEASPAVQQQQQQKQPYAPQLPQSEPPLLSPQVFTTSRTSDPPAGGTPPVESPGPRSFADLLSSNSVAVVDARPLNGSQESLHDGLLGCPSQVTPLTQEQLVQAFTLLLKKDDFVRQLHEAYVQALNQSLKGFL